In a genomic window of Nomascus leucogenys isolate Asia chromosome 4, Asia_NLE_v1, whole genome shotgun sequence:
- the SERPINB13 gene encoding serpin B13 isoform X6 — MGKMRTSPSILPANPLSARPSEKIKDLFPDGSISSSTKLVLVNTVYFKGQWDREFKKENTKEEKFWMNKSTSKSVQMMTQSHSFSFTFLEDLQAKILGIPYKNNDLSMFVLLPNDIDGLEKIIDKISPEKLVEWTSPGHMEERRVNLHLPRFEVEDSYDLEAVLAAMGMGDAFSEHKADYSGMSSGSGLHAQKFLHSSFVAVTEEGTEAAAATGIGFTVTSAPGHENVHCNHPFLFFIRHNESNSILFFGRFSSP, encoded by the exons ATGGGCAAAATGAGAACCTCCCCGTCGATTCTGCCAGCGAACCCTTTGTCAGCAAGGCCCTCAG AAAAAATCAAGGACTTGTTCCCAGATGGCTCTATTAGTAGCTCTACCAAGCTGGTGCTGGTGAACACGGTTTATTTTAAAGGGCAATGGGACAGGgagtttaagaaagaaaatactaaggAAGAGAAATTTTGGATGAATAAG AGCACAAGTAAATCTGTACAGATGATGACACAGAGCCATTCCTTTAGCTTCACTTTCCTGGAGGACTTGCAGGCCAAAATTCTAGGGATTCCATATAAAAACAATGACCTGAGCATGTTTGTGCTTCTGCCCAACGACATCGATGGCCTGGAGAAG ataatagataaaataaGTCCTGAGAAATTGGTAGAGTGGACTAGTCCAGGGCATATGGAAGAAAGAAGGGTGAATCTGCACTTGCCCCGGTTTGAGGTGGAGGACAGTTATGACCTAGAGGCGGTCCTGGCTGCCATGGGGATGGGCGATGCCTTCAGTGAGCACAAAGCCGACTACTCGGGAATGTCGTCAGGCTCCGGGTTGCACGCCCAGAAGTTCCTGCACAGTTCCTTTGTGGCGGTGACTGAGGAAGGCACCGAGGCTGCAGCTGCCACCGGCATAGGCTTTACTGTCACATCCGCCCCAGGTCATGAAAATGTTCACTGCAATCATCCCTTCCTGTTCTTCATCAGGCACAATGAATCCAACAGCATCCTCTTCTTCGGCAGATTTTCTTCTCCTTAA